From Actinoplanes oblitus, a single genomic window includes:
- a CDS encoding PilZ domain-containing protein, with protein sequence MITVSAGSTLTLRCPDMQTVPLICLADAKAPFIANLPPIPVLSLDDPGPGVRRYGILELTSNAGVAWVEAELRGGLITVLGDSPTGVVQRRDSPRRPGAYPATGTAQVDTGPSQRLVALSGEVQDISTSGLLLRATAAGDSPHLPTAILRTLLHVTMPWGELTAAVATIDQRSDQLRGTFEWIDPGNAKALADFVVSRA encoded by the coding sequence ATGATCACGGTGTCCGCCGGAAGCACCCTCACCCTGCGCTGCCCGGACATGCAGACGGTCCCGCTGATCTGCCTCGCCGACGCGAAGGCCCCGTTCATCGCCAACCTGCCGCCGATACCGGTGCTCAGCCTCGACGACCCGGGCCCCGGCGTCCGCCGTTACGGCATCCTGGAGCTGACCAGCAACGCCGGCGTCGCCTGGGTCGAGGCGGAACTGCGCGGCGGCCTGATCACCGTGCTCGGCGACTCCCCGACCGGGGTGGTCCAGCGGCGGGACTCGCCCCGGCGGCCCGGCGCCTATCCGGCGACCGGCACCGCGCAGGTCGACACCGGCCCGAGCCAGCGGCTGGTCGCCCTCTCCGGCGAGGTGCAGGACATCTCCACCAGCGGGCTGCTGCTGCGGGCGACGGCTGCCGGCGACAGCCCGCACCTGCCGACCGCGATCCTGCGGACGCTGTTGCACGTCACCATGCCGTGGGGCGAGCTGACCGCCGCGGTGGCCACCATCGATCAGCGTTCGGATCAGCTGCGCGGCACCTTCGAGTGGATCGATCCGGGCAACGCCAAGGCCCTCGCCGACTTCGTCGTCAGCCGCGCCTGA